The sequence below is a genomic window from Methanocalculus natronophilus.
GCGTGTATCCGGAAAACCATTGGTTCTGACTTTGGATTCAACCAGTTTACTCCTGCCTGCATCCGTGCTATACTCAGGCAGATCCGGGTGGGCAGCAGGGAGTGTCTCATCCATCTTCAGGTAGCACCAGGCAAGGGCAAAGCCGATCCGGGGATCATAATACTGGTATTTTCTCAGCAGTTCAGTGGCATTTGCATAGTTTCCTCTCGTGATCCGATGAATCCCCGAAACCAGGTCAAGCGCACCTCTTCCGCCAGCACCCGGCTTCTTCTCTTTCAGGACACTCCCGAGAAGTTCATTATATGCTGGTTCGTCTCTATGGGAGCTCGTCCGAAAGATATGGCAGGCGATCTCATCCAGGAAGTGAGTATAATCCGGCACAGGGATATGGGGGAGGGAACTTTTGATTGTTGATTCGACCTGGTCAAAGAAGAGCGTGAGAGATTTGTCTATTGCCTCACTATTATTGGAAATATACGTGAAGAACCTGCTTTGTATATCTTCAAGTTGTTCCTGCCCGGGATCATCAGGAACCGCCAGATCATCCATAATCAGTGATGACTGTTATAGGACTATAAGAAAATTACTGTTTCGCCTCCCCACCCCGCCTGTCACCGCTTCCGGCAGCTTTGGTATACCGCATCTCAATTGAGGCGACTGTTTCAATCTCGTCCATACGCTTGTCATCCCGAAGACGGATGAAGCGGGGGAATCTCAGGGCAAAGCCGGACTCATAATTCGGGCTCTTCTGGATCTCTGAGTATCCGACTTCAAAGATTATCCCCGGTTCAAAGAGGACGTCCTTGCCGGTTGTGCTGATCACGCGGTCAGAAAAGAGTGTATACAGCTCAGCCAGCATCTCGTCACTGATACCGGTTGCCACCCTTGACACCGGGAGCAGCAGTCCCTGGTCATCCTGGCAGGCAAGGAGAAAGGAGCCAAAATGGTGCGCCCGTCTTCCTTCACCCCATTCACCGCCAATGACCGCAAGATCCATCGTCTCGACCTCGGGTTTGCATTTGATCCAGTGTTTCCCCCTGTTCCCCGGTATATAGGGTGAATCCGGTGCTTTCAGCATGATCCCTTCATGGCCCGAGTCCAGGGCCTTCTGGTAGAATTCTTCGAGACGATCCGGGTCACTGGATCTGATCTGCTCTGCGATACACCCGCGAAGAGCTTCTTCAAGGTGTTTTCTCCGCTCAGTGAGAGGCAGGTCAATGAGGCTCTCGCCATCCCGGTAGAGGATATCAAAGACACAGGGGATCATCTGTATCCTGGATGCATGATCGGCAACACCATGTTTTCTCCGGATACGCCTGAGCACGGTCTGAAACGGCATGGGCCTTCCGTTTTCGACTGCGACAACCTCCCCATCAAGAATGAGATCCCCGGTGATACGGGATCGAAGCTGTTCTGCAATATCTGGGAGGGAATCTGTGATATTCTCAAGCCTCCGGGAGTAGATGACGATCCGATCACCTGATGCATGGAGCTGAAACCTGGATCCGTCATACTTGTATTCGGCACAGACCTCGCGGGAGTCAGTGGTCATCTCCTCAATGGATCCAGCCTGTGCCAGCATCATCCTGACAGGCCTGAAGAGCTCGATTCCGGCTGTCCGAAGAGCTGCTGGATCAAAACCTGCGAGGCGTGCAACTTCACCGAGGTCGTTTTTAACCTGGTGGGCACGGGTGATCAGATCCGGCTCAAGAGAGAATGCCTTTGCAATAGAGTCACGGACATTCCCCTCACCGACACCGATCCGGAGTTCTTCGAGCATCAGGCGGGTGAGATACCGGCCTTCAAGCGGGGAGGCATTTGAGAGGAGATAGCGGACATGCCTCATCTTCTCTCTCTGTGACTTCTCCCCGCCGGTATCTGCCATCTTCTCAAAAGTGGCATGAACGTCACAGAGGAGCAGTTCCTCGGTAAAGAAGGTGGTCTGCGTCTTTTCAGCCAGGATAATCTCAACTGCCTGGCCGGCATCGCCTATCCTGTTTACAAGATCGATTACATCACCCCGTTTTTTCCCGGCAACATAGGCCGCAGCATCATAGAGGAGATGCGGACCAATGCCAAGGTGTGCCGGGCTCCAGTCAGCAAAGATCAATCCCCTGATATATCGGACAAATATTGGAAGATTCGCTTCATCAAGGCCAGGAAGGATCTCTGCAATAGAATCGATCATCTCAAGTCTGCCGCTGAGCTTCCCGATCCGATCACATATATCTGCAAATTCTGAAAAGCGCATACACTCGTGTGTACCTCTCCCCAGGCTGAAATGAAGGTATTGATCTGCTTCTTTTGAAAAACAAAAATATTCAGGCAAAGTCAGCAAATGTCTTCTGGAACCGTATCTCCCTGAGCAGATCAGCGTGTGCATACCAGAACGGCGAGCCGAGAAGCTCTGTGACCTGTGCTTCTGCGCTGCTGCGATCCGGGCAGCAGATGGGATCAGACTGCATGGCAGCGCGGGTCGCCTCCCGGATCACCCAGGTACCAAGCGGCGCCCAGTAATCGCCTGAGATATCGCGTATCACAAGTGCCCGTGCCGTCCTTCCGCGTGACTCAAGGTATTCAAGAACAGCAAGCCTGGCGGAGTAGTATGCCCCCGCCAGGGGAGAATACCCCTTTTTTTTCCTCTTCTCCCCATCTGAGACCACCACATCAGACGTTTTGCCCCAGAGAGAATGTTTCTGCCATCGCTCGATCATCTCAAAGAAAAAGTCAGTTGAAGGGATGAGCAGCACAACAATCGTGTTCCCATATAGTGTTGCTGAAAAGACCAAGATATCTGAGAGGGGGCTCAGCCGTTCGACACGCCGCCTGAGATCACGGGAGATCATATCGTCAACTGCAGTGATCGACCACCGTGTCGGGACAAATCTCCGTTTTGACCCAAGCAGCCCGGCTGTGAGGAGGTTTGCAATCCTGTATACATCCACGTTATCCCTGTGGAGCGCTGTGACGGCATCTGCTGCCAGCAGATCGGTATCAGAGGTATACCGATCAACTGCCGGTTCGACAACGGCGTTATCAAGAATATCAATCTTCTTCAACTGCCCGGCAAGGCCAACCGGGGCGACCGTGCCGTCAAATGAGAGATCAAAGCTGATAGGTCTGGCAAACCGTGCCTCGACATCAAGGGGCCTGCCTGAGAGGGCCACCTCCTGAACCTTCTCCAGGACCAGCCGGACATCCTGAGAGCCCCTGATTGACCGCGACCGGATTCTGACAATATCATCTATTGAAAGGCGATCGGAGATCCAGTCTGTTGGCAGGTCAGTCTCCCGGAGCAGGAGCGGGCCGCCAACAACCCTGGGGTACCCGCCGCTCCCGATGAGGACCGAGGGTGCGGGTCCCATATAGTCAGATACAGGCTTTTCACTGGTCTGCGCATAGAAACGCTGGAGAACGGGGCATTTCGGCAGGCCGCAGAGACCTTTGCCCTTGCATCCGGCACATTGCATCACCTGAGATCCCTCAGGATGCAGATCCGGTCAGAGAACTCCTCCAGAAGCCTGGCAACAACCATATCCCAGCAGAGATCCCGATGGTTTGGGATGCTGGCTGCGATCTCCGGGCCAAGCTCGTCATCTGTACCAGAGAGTACATGGACGATGACCGAACCCGGTGCATAGGCTTCAGGCACGATACCGTCAGCATCGCCATCCGTGATGCCAAAGACAGGAACACCGGCAACCGCCCCGATATGGCCGCAGGCAAGCGTTGTGTCATCGCCTATGGTCAGGATGCCACAGGTATCCGGGGTGATCTGCCGGTAGATGGTGAGGGCCCCGTGATCGATTATGCTGATTCTGCCGCAGGGTGGGGCGGTGCGGTGTGATTCTTCCGGCCTGATCGATCTGATCGGACCGGTTTTGCACCATGCCCGATCAAGCGGGGGGCAGCCTCTTGCATGCAGCCTCAAAAGACCGGATTCCTTTGGGCAGAGGCCGGAGACCGGGACAAGCCTGCCCGCCTCCCGGGAGAG
It includes:
- a CDS encoding ATP-dependent DNA ligase yields the protein MRFSEFADICDRIGKLSGRLEMIDSIAEILPGLDEANLPIFVRYIRGLIFADWSPAHLGIGPHLLYDAAAYVAGKKRGDVIDLVNRIGDAGQAVEIILAEKTQTTFFTEELLLCDVHATFEKMADTGGEKSQREKMRHVRYLLSNASPLEGRYLTRLMLEELRIGVGEGNVRDSIAKAFSLEPDLITRAHQVKNDLGEVARLAGFDPAALRTAGIELFRPVRMMLAQAGSIEEMTTDSREVCAEYKYDGSRFQLHASGDRIVIYSRRLENITDSLPDIAEQLRSRITGDLILDGEVVAVENGRPMPFQTVLRRIRRKHGVADHASRIQMIPCVFDILYRDGESLIDLPLTERRKHLEEALRGCIAEQIRSSDPDRLEEFYQKALDSGHEGIMLKAPDSPYIPGNRGKHWIKCKPEVETMDLAVIGGEWGEGRRAHHFGSFLLACQDDQGLLLPVSRVATGISDEMLAELYTLFSDRVISTTGKDVLFEPGIIFEVGYSEIQKSPNYESGFALRFPRFIRLRDDKRMDEIETVASIEMRYTKAAGSGDRRGGEAKQ
- a CDS encoding DUF2117 domain-containing protein; its protein translation is MLTRPLICIFHGPLVFDEGDAAWIARLLAPDSLVVAGVMGRTAARESGLPVSFADLPPSGVINGIDGDCILVNRGKTPASGRRFGEIVASRIRQDRGLIHLECSDCTCYAWNGGNTQRADEIAATLGYRMVALQSEDGDDPDLRQISGCLPGEPVMVEGITIGHATSDHVILSREAGRLVPVSGLCPKESGLLRLHARGCPPLDRAWCKTGPIRSIRPEESHRTAPPCGRISIIDHGALTIYRQITPDTCGILTIGDDTTLACGHIGAVAGVPVFGITDGDADGIVPEAYAPGSVIVHVLSGTDDELGPEIAASIPNHRDLCWDMVVARLLEEFSDRICILRDLR